In one Arthrobacter jinronghuae genomic region, the following are encoded:
- a CDS encoding SCO1664 family protein, with translation MPAPDLVTAELTLTGRLTTASNATFLGSIGDAAVVYKPIAGEKPLWDFPEGCLAHREVAAYLVSEVLGWNIVPRTWLRDGRFGEGMVQLWQETDPEQTAVDLVPEEDVPDTGWKEVLQGQDESGGIVSLIHEDTPALRRMAVFDVLVNNADRKGDHILPMGDGHRYGVDHGLTFHSEHKLRTVLWGWIGDELSAEELAGIDRVLEGLDGELGSQLAKLLTAEEIEAFAARCVRLRSAGVFPAPSGDMPAVPWPLF, from the coding sequence ATGCCCGCGCCCGACCTCGTGACCGCCGAGCTGACGCTCACCGGGCGGCTCACGACAGCGTCGAACGCCACCTTCCTGGGCAGCATCGGCGACGCCGCCGTGGTCTACAAACCGATCGCCGGCGAGAAACCGCTCTGGGACTTTCCCGAGGGGTGCCTGGCGCACCGCGAGGTCGCCGCCTACCTGGTGTCGGAGGTGCTGGGCTGGAATATCGTGCCGCGCACCTGGCTGCGTGACGGCCGCTTCGGTGAAGGCATGGTCCAGCTCTGGCAGGAGACCGACCCGGAGCAGACCGCGGTGGACCTGGTGCCGGAGGAGGACGTTCCGGACACCGGGTGGAAAGAGGTCCTCCAGGGGCAGGATGAGAGCGGGGGGATCGTTTCCTTGATTCATGAGGACACTCCGGCGCTGCGGCGGATGGCCGTGTTCGATGTCCTGGTCAACAATGCCGACCGCAAGGGCGACCACATCCTCCCCATGGGCGATGGGCACCGGTACGGCGTGGACCACGGGCTGACCTTCCACAGCGAGCACAAGCTGCGGACCGTGCTGTGGGGTTGGATCGGCGACGAGCTGAGCGCCGAGGAACTGGCGGGCATTGACCGGGTGCTTGAAGGGCTGGATGGTGAGCTGGGCTCGCAGCTGGCGAAGCTGCTCACTGCTGAAGAGATTGAGGCGTTTGCCGCGCGCTGCGTCCGGCTGCGCTCGGCTGGGGTGTTTCCCGCTCCGAGCGGTGACATGCCTGCGGTGCCATGGCCGCTGTTCTAA
- a CDS encoding DUF3090 family protein has protein sequence MPTTVHDFDWPDRVVVGTVGVPGQRTFYLQVRTGKQIVSIALEKLQSAQLAEKIDEILDQLMTVDGNPFHVPASTPLELVDNDDLEAVQEQFRAGVMSLGWDPTTAQVVIEAYPLDEVDEDDDGFLEEDDDETDDAEEVLRVRMPVGTARAFAKRTREVVGAGRPICVICGQPIDADGHTCTFPEA, from the coding sequence ATGCCTACAACCGTTCACGATTTCGACTGGCCGGACCGCGTCGTCGTCGGCACTGTCGGCGTTCCGGGCCAGCGCACGTTCTACCTGCAGGTGCGCACCGGCAAGCAGATTGTCAGCATTGCCCTGGAGAAGCTGCAGTCGGCCCAGCTCGCCGAGAAGATCGACGAGATCCTCGACCAGCTGATGACCGTCGACGGCAACCCCTTCCACGTTCCCGCGAGCACTCCCCTGGAGCTCGTCGACAATGACGATCTCGAGGCGGTTCAGGAACAGTTCCGCGCCGGCGTGATGAGCCTGGGCTGGGATCCGACGACGGCGCAGGTCGTCATCGAGGCCTACCCCCTCGACGAGGTGGATGAGGACGACGACGGCTTCCTCGAGGAGGACGACGACGAGACCGACGACGCCGAAGAGGTGCTGCGGGTGCGGATGCCGGTCGGCACGGCTCGGGCCTTCGCCAAGCGCACTCGGGAAGTGGTAGGCGCCGGGCGTCCGATCTGCGTGATCTGCGGCCAGCCGATCGACGCCGACGGGCACACCTGCACCTTCCCCGAGGCCTGA
- a CDS encoding tripartite tricarboxylate transporter permease produces MDSLNLLAEGFSSALTPMNLLWVLVGCLLGTAVGVLPGLGSSMAVALLLPITFALDPTAAFIMFAGVYFGGMFGDSTMAILMNTPGQASAIASTFEGHKMAKDGRAPQALATAAIGAFIGGMVASVLVVFLAPALADFSANFGPAEFFALALFAFVATSSVVSDSVVKGLAALVIGLGIATVGIDPFSGAERFSFGAPQMFDGISLITVTVAILALGEVFHIASRIRRDPTGQQISSAGRPFLSRAELKEAAPAWARGTAIGLPFGVIPAGGSEIPTFISYDVERRIDRRRKQPKFGKGAIRGLAAPEAAGNATTGTAMGALLALGLPVSATAAIMLAAFQQYGLQPGPLLFDRSPDLVWALLASFFIAMIVLLIVNLPFAGLWAKLLLIPAPYLYAGITVFCGLGVYATSGAVFDLLMLLGLGLVGFLMRRHGMPLAPLMIGVVLGPLAETSMRDALLSSNGDYSVFVTGPIPLVLYALLLIVLAVTLRSKIVNRTRQDV; encoded by the coding sequence ATGGATTCACTCAACCTCTTGGCGGAAGGCTTCTCTTCCGCCCTGACCCCAATGAACCTGCTGTGGGTACTTGTCGGCTGCCTGCTGGGCACCGCCGTCGGTGTCCTGCCGGGACTGGGCTCTTCGATGGCAGTGGCCTTGCTGCTGCCCATCACTTTTGCCCTCGATCCGACTGCCGCGTTCATCATGTTCGCCGGCGTGTACTTCGGCGGCATGTTCGGCGACTCCACCATGGCCATCCTCATGAACACTCCGGGGCAGGCTTCGGCCATCGCGTCCACGTTCGAGGGGCACAAAATGGCCAAGGACGGGAGGGCCCCCCAAGCGCTGGCCACCGCGGCCATCGGCGCGTTCATCGGCGGCATGGTCGCATCTGTCCTTGTCGTCTTCCTCGCTCCGGCCCTGGCGGATTTCTCAGCGAACTTCGGCCCCGCCGAGTTCTTCGCGCTGGCTTTATTCGCTTTCGTCGCCACGTCCTCCGTGGTGTCGGACTCAGTGGTGAAGGGCCTCGCGGCGCTGGTGATCGGCCTGGGTATCGCCACGGTGGGCATCGACCCGTTCTCGGGTGCGGAACGCTTCAGCTTCGGTGCGCCCCAGATGTTCGACGGCATCTCCCTGATTACCGTGACCGTAGCCATCCTGGCCCTGGGCGAGGTATTCCATATCGCCTCCCGGATCCGCCGCGATCCGACCGGCCAGCAAATCAGCTCCGCCGGCCGCCCTTTCCTCTCCCGTGCCGAGCTCAAAGAGGCAGCCCCGGCCTGGGCCCGGGGCACCGCCATCGGACTGCCCTTCGGTGTTATCCCGGCCGGCGGGTCCGAGATTCCGACCTTCATCTCCTACGACGTGGAGCGGCGCATTGACCGGCGCCGCAAACAGCCGAAGTTCGGCAAAGGCGCCATCCGCGGCTTGGCCGCTCCGGAGGCCGCCGGCAACGCCACCACAGGCACCGCGATGGGAGCTTTGCTGGCGCTGGGCCTGCCGGTTTCGGCGACCGCCGCGATCATGCTCGCCGCGTTCCAGCAGTACGGGCTGCAGCCGGGACCGCTGCTCTTCGACCGATCGCCTGATTTGGTGTGGGCGCTGCTGGCAAGCTTCTTCATCGCGATGATCGTGCTGCTCATCGTCAACCTGCCCTTCGCCGGGCTGTGGGCCAAGCTGCTGCTGATCCCGGCCCCGTACCTATACGCCGGGATTACCGTCTTCTGCGGTCTGGGCGTTTACGCCACCTCCGGGGCGGTGTTCGATCTGCTGATGCTGCTCGGGCTCGGCCTGGTCGGCTTCCTCATGCGTCGTCACGGGATGCCCCTGGCCCCCTTGATGATCGGTGTTGTGCTGGGCCCGTTGGCGGAAACGAGCATGCGCGATGCCCTGCTCTCATCCAACGGTGACTACTCCGTGTTTGTGACCGGGCCCATCCCGCTGGTGCTCTACGCCCTGCTCCTCATAGTGCTGGCGGTGACCTTGCGATCCAAGATCGTGAACAGGACCCGGCAGGACGTGTAG
- a CDS encoding tripartite tricarboxylate transporter TctB family protein, with amino-acid sequence MSNPVPPPTGMAETQRPQPAGTPDATPAVRTSWRDGRSGLLLSLLMVLFSTYLLIGILTMDVGEGTDFPGPKFFPGILMVAGYVLAVLLALHYLRSPEHPTETSARTYRTFTDWSAVLWSAGGFLLFALTLETLGWIIAAAMLFWFVAKGFGSRRPLFDVSFALLISSAIYLAFSVGLGLNLPSGILGGSF; translated from the coding sequence ATGAGTAATCCAGTGCCCCCGCCCACCGGCATGGCGGAGACGCAGCGGCCCCAACCAGCCGGCACGCCAGACGCCACGCCAGCCGTCCGGACCTCATGGCGGGACGGCCGCAGCGGGCTGCTTCTCTCGCTGCTCATGGTGCTCTTCAGCACCTATCTGCTGATCGGCATCCTGACGATGGACGTGGGGGAGGGCACGGACTTCCCCGGCCCGAAATTCTTCCCCGGCATCCTGATGGTCGCCGGATACGTCCTGGCCGTTCTGCTGGCGCTGCACTACCTGCGCTCGCCGGAACATCCCACCGAGACTTCCGCACGGACGTATCGAACCTTCACGGACTGGTCGGCAGTCCTCTGGTCGGCCGGAGGCTTCCTGCTGTTTGCCCTGACTCTGGAAACCCTAGGCTGGATTATCGCCGCCGCCATGCTGTTCTGGTTCGTCGCCAAGGGCTTCGGCAGCCGCCGCCCGCTGTTCGACGTCTCTTTCGCCCTGCTGATCAGCAGCGCAATCTATCTGGCATTCTCGGTCGGCCTGGGACTGAACCTCCCCTCCGGCATTCTTGGAGGCAGTTTCTGA